A portion of the Spirochaetota bacterium genome contains these proteins:
- the purB gene encoding adenylosuccinate lyase, translating to MIDRYSRKEIANIWSLENKFKIWLDIEIAACEANAQLGVIPQQDLAIIKEKANFNVTRIEEIENQVHHDVIAFLTCVAEYVGPSSRYIHYGLTSSDIVDTALSIQMKQAGEIILHDIDQLLQVLKKLAVKYKHTPCMGRSHGVHAEPTTFGTKMALYYHEFLRNRKRMQDAIDEISYGKLSGAVGTFSNIDPRVEEIVCKKLGLKPDPISTQIIQRDRHAHYMSAVAICAGTLDKLATEIRHLQRTEVREVEEPFQKGQKGSSAMPHKRNPILCERVSGLSRVIKANLMVALDNMTLWHERDISHSSAERVILPDSTIALDYLLTKMMFILENLHVYPDAMMKTIEKTGGLFYSQGLLLKLVEKGYTREVAYQIVQDNAMKVWNAGGSLKELSLNDERITAKLSHDEIEEIFKLENFLHNIDYVFKKAGLE from the coding sequence ATGATTGATAGGTATTCACGGAAAGAAATTGCTAATATATGGTCACTGGAAAATAAATTTAAAATATGGCTTGATATTGAGATAGCTGCCTGCGAAGCAAATGCACAGTTAGGAGTTATACCACAGCAGGATTTGGCAATAATAAAAGAAAAAGCAAACTTTAATGTTACCCGCATTGAAGAGATAGAAAATCAGGTGCACCATGATGTGATAGCATTTTTAACCTGCGTTGCAGAATATGTTGGACCATCAAGCAGATACATTCATTATGGTCTCACATCAAGTGATATTGTTGACACTGCACTATCAATTCAAATGAAACAGGCTGGTGAAATTATACTTCATGATATTGACCAGCTTCTTCAAGTACTGAAAAAATTAGCAGTCAAATACAAACATACTCCATGTATGGGGCGCTCCCATGGCGTTCACGCAGAACCAACGACATTTGGCACTAAGATGGCATTGTATTATCATGAATTTTTACGTAACCGCAAAAGAATGCAGGATGCAATTGATGAAATATCGTATGGAAAGCTTTCAGGTGCTGTTGGCACGTTCAGCAATATTGATCCGCGTGTTGAAGAGATAGTATGTAAAAAATTGGGGCTTAAACCTGATCCAATATCAACACAAATTATACAAAGAGATAGACATGCACACTACATGTCAGCTGTAGCTATTTGCGCAGGAACACTGGATAAATTGGCAACTGAAATACGCCACCTTCAACGGACGGAAGTACGTGAAGTTGAAGAACCTTTTCAAAAAGGTCAGAAAGGCTCCTCGGCAATGCCTCATAAACGAAATCCCATCTTGTGTGAGCGGGTGTCAGGGCTATCACGGGTCATAAAGGCAAACCTTATGGTAGCACTGGATAACATGACATTGTGGCATGAACGTGATATATCACATTCATCAGCGGAGCGTGTAATATTGCCCGATAGCACTATTGCACTTGATTATCTGCTTACAAAGATGATGTTTATACTTGAAAATCTTCATGTATATCCTGATGCCATGATGAAAACCATTGAAAAAACTGGTGGATTGTTTTATTCACAGGGATTGTTACTTAAACTGGTAGAAAAAGGTTATACTCGTGAAGTAGCTTACCAGATAGTACAGGATAATGCAATGAAAGTATGGAATGCAGGGGGCTCTTTAAAGGAACTATCGCTGAATGATGAAAGAATAACTGCAAAACTTTCACATGATGAAATAGAAGAAATATTCAAACTGGAAAATTTTTTGCATAATATTGATTATGTATTTAAAAAAGCAGGTTTGGAATAA